One window from the genome of Candidatus Chlorohelix allophototropha encodes:
- a CDS encoding putative immunity protein — translation MLTDSDHRLLALWAAACAEHVLHLFEKVQPSDPRPRQAIEQARAWVRGEIKMSQSRAAGGHAMAAARDLRGAARYAAYAAGQAAVVAHVAAHELGAAAYAIKAVRAVAPGSEGESAGRIECRWQREQLPDAIRELVLEDQRLRNEICWSVFDC, via the coding sequence ATGCTCACGGACTCTGATCATCGACTCCTAGCTTTGTGGGCGGCTGCGTGCGCAGAACACGTTTTGCACCTCTTCGAGAAGGTGCAACCCTCGGATCCGCGCCCTCGCCAAGCGATCGAGCAGGCTCGGGCATGGGTGCGCGGCGAGATCAAGATGTCTCAGTCCCGCGCGGCGGGTGGTCATGCCATGGCTGCCGCAAGAGATCTGCGTGGAGCCGCCAGGTACGCTGCATATGCTGCCGGGCAGGCGGCAGTGGTGGCACATGTCGCTGCACATGAGCTTGGTGCTGCGGCTTACGCGATCAAGGCTGTGCGTGCGGTTGCCCCCGGAAGCGAGGGTGAGAGCGCCGGTCGGATCGAGTGCCGTTGGCAACGCGAACAGCTTCCGGATGCGATTCGCGAACTCGTTCTGGAGGATCAGCGGTTACGAAATGAGATTTGCTGGTCAGTGTTCGACTGCTGA